One window of Triticum dicoccoides isolate Atlit2015 ecotype Zavitan chromosome 5A, WEW_v2.0, whole genome shotgun sequence genomic DNA carries:
- the LOC119302407 gene encoding pentatricopeptide repeat-containing protein At1g22960, mitochondrial-like has protein sequence MLFPTRPCKSQAPAAVAAICSLRPSSSSPALIPSPYHDDNPFASLLTSDPPPPDPLRQVLATGDVHGALRGLPGLARQLFRWAEGTPHGFPRSASAFAAVLVPLAEARRNRSAYPVSLRAIQAGLLLPLISLLLTYPLSPSSHHLLNFLLRMSTKFVPECQAQDPAPTSCSTQCLSAFQEMARQGVAPYVKVCNCVLSVLCDAARWDDMRAVYSDMLQLGVEPSIVTYNTLLDSFCKAGRIDQAVMLLKDMEAQVAGCLPNDVTYNVVISGLARNGELDKAAQLVDRMRLSKQASAFTYNPLISGLLARGFVEKADALQQEMQNDGIVPTVVTYNTLIHGLFKRGNVEAAELKFLEMRAMGLQPDLITYNSLINGHCKACNLKQALWLLGDLRRAGLAPTVMTYNILIDGYCRLGNLGGAMRFKEEMRAECCLPDVCTYTILMNGSCKVKNIAMVRVFFDEMLSKGLKPDCFAYNTRISAELTLGAISDAFQLREEMMPSGISSDTVTYNILIDGLCKAGSLKDAYVLWMKMVSDGLQLDCVTYTCLIHAHCKWGLLRKANNIFRGMVASGLSPSAVTYTIFIHTYCRVGDLDSAYGWFRKMLEEGVEPNEVTYNVLMNALCRIGRTELAYQYFHEMLERGLVPNKYTYTLLIDGNCKEGNWVEAVRLYCEMHQKGIHPDHCTHNALFKGFGEDHMHDTIQYLENVVLGA, from the coding sequence ATGCTATTCCCCACCCGTCCCTGTAAATCCCAAGCTCCTGCCGCCGTAGCTGCTATCTGCAGCCTCCGCCCCTCCTCCTCATCGCCGGCGCTTATTCCTTCCCCGTATCACGACGACAACCCATTCGCCTCACTACTCACTTCCGATCCCCCTCCGCCGGATCCGCTCCGCCAGGTTCTCGCCACGGGAGACGTCCACGGCGCGCTCCGCGGCCTCCCTGGCCTCGCTCGCCAGCTGTTCCGGTGGGCGGAGGGCACCCCTCACGGTTTCCCCCGCTCCGCCTCCGCATTCGCCGCCGTCCTTGTCCCGCTCGCTGAGGCCAGGCGCAACCGCTCCGCTTATCCCGTCTCCCTCCGCGCTATCCAGGCTGGCCTTCTCCTTCCCCTCATCTCTCTCCTCCTCACGTATCCCCTGTCCCCCTCCTCCCACCACCTCCTCAACTTCCTCTTACGCATGTCCACCAAGTTTGTGCCCGAATGCCAAGCTCAGGACCCTGCGCCCACCAGCTGTTCGACACAATGCCTTTCCGCCTTCCAAGAGATGGCGCGTCAAGGTGTCGCCCCTTACGTCAAGGTGTGCAACTGCGTGCTCTCTGTGCTGTGCGACGCGGCCAGGTGGGACGACATGCGTGCTGTGTATTCAGATATGCTTCAGCTTGGGGTTGAGCCATCCATTGTCACATACAATACATTGCTGGATTCTTTTTGTAAGGCAGGGAGGATCGATCAGGCTGTCATGCTGCTCAAGGATATGGAGGCCCAAGTTGCTGGCTGCTTGCCGAATGATGTCACCTATAATGTGGTGATCAGTGGGCTGGCCAGGAATGGTGAGCTGGACAAGGCGGCTCAACTGGTTGACAGAATGCGGTTGTCCAAACAAGCGTCAGCCTTCACATATAATCCACTTATCAGTGGGTTGTTAGCAAGGGGTTTTGTTGAAAAGGCTGATGCTTTGCAGCAGGAGATGCAGAATGATGGCATTGTGCCAACGGTGGTGACATACAATACATTGATTCATGGGTTATTTAAAAGAGGGAACGTGGAGGCGGCAGAGTTGAAATTTCTGGAAATGAGGGCAATGGGGTTGCAGCCAGATTTGATTACTTACAATTCCTTGATAAATGGACATTGTAAGGCATGTAATTTGAAGCAGGCACTTTGGTTGCTTGGTGATTTGAGACGTGCAGGGCTAGCACCGACAGTTATGACATATAACATCCTTATAGATGGCTATTGTAGATTAGGTAATTTAGGGGGGGCTATGAGATTCAAGGAGGAGATGAGAGCAGAGTGCTGCCTGCCCGATGTTTGTACATATACTATTCTTATGAATGGGTCATGTAAGGTCAAGAACATTGCTATGGTAAGGGTGTTCTTTGATGAAATGCTGAGTAAGGGTTTAAAGCCAGACTGCTTTGCTTACAACACAAGGATTTCAGCAGAGCTGACTCTAGGTGCTATTTCCGATGCTTTTCAGTTGAGGGAGGAGATGATGCCGAGTGGAATTTCTTCCGATACAGTTACATATAATATTCTTATTGATGGACTGTGCAAGGCTGGTAGCCTGAAAGATGCCTATGTGTTGTGGATGAAGATGGTCAGTGATGGGTTACAACTTGACTGTGTCACATACACTTGCTTGATTCATGCACATTGTAAGTGGGGGCTTCTAAGGAAAGCAAATAATATTTTTCGTGGCATGGTTGCAAGTGGTTTGTCACCCTCGGCTGTGACCTATACCATTTTTATTCACACATACTGTAGGGTGGGAGATCTTGATTCAGCATATGGCTGGTTCCGGAAGATGCTGGAAGAAGGAGTGGAACCTAATGAAGTAACATATAATGTGCTCATGAATGCACTATGCCGGATAGGGAGAACTGAATTGGCTTATCAATATTTTCATGAGATGCTGGAGAGAGGATTGGTGCCAAACAAATACACATACACTTTGTTGATAGACGGGAACTGTAAAGAAGGTAACTGGGTGGAGGCTGTAAGGCTGTACTGTGAAATGCATCAGAAAGGTATTCATCCAGACCATTGTACACATAATGCCTTGTTTAAGGGATTTGGCGAAGATCACATGCACGACACAATTCAGTACTTGGAGAATGTTGTTTTGGGTGCATAG